Genomic segment of Panicum virgatum strain AP13 chromosome 9N, P.virgatum_v5, whole genome shotgun sequence:
CAAAAAACTAACTCCAGCAGTCCCTCTACTTGAGCGCCTAAAATGAGGAGGCCTCCAAATCTCCCCCTCCACCCCCCAGACCTGGGGGTCTCTAGGGAGCCCTCCATCTGTGGGTCCCACGCACAACAACTTCTTCTATCTACCTCCAGGCGCAAACTccactccttcttctccccaGCGCCTCCTttgtccgccggcgccgcgcaagCCATTGACCTCCGCGCGACGGTGCGCCCTCCCACTCGACGCCGCACGAGCTCTCCACGCTAGCATAGCCTCgcgagcaggggcggagctagatTGTGTGTGGGGGGTGCCTGGGCACCCACACCAAAATGAAAACTCAGTGTTAATCATCAAATTTTCACTTCATAAATCATAGAGCTAGTAGCACAACCATAGACAGGGCACCCCCTTGATTCAgttctagcttcgcccctgctcGCGAGCCCGCCATGTTGCCACACGAGCTCGCCGCGCGGCGagctcgcagcgccgccgcccacgccctcCACCCGAGCTCGCCTCGTCGCCGCGCGAgctcgcagcgccgccacccacgCCCTCCGCTCAtgctcgccccgccgccgcacaagttcgccgtgccgccgcccacgccctccgcccgagctcgccTTGCCGCTGCGtgagctcgccgcgccgccacccacgCCCTCCGCTCAAACTCGCTGTGCCGCAAAagctcgccgtgccgccgcccacgccctccgcccgagctcgcctcgccgccgcccacgcgcgggggaggaggacaAGGGCATAGATCCCTTCgcccggagctccgccgcggttGAGGTCTGCCGCCTTGGCTCGGGCCTCGTCGCCTCTGCCGAAGGTCTGCCGCCACGGCTCGGagctccaccgcctccgcccTGATCTTGACCACTGCTGGGGCAGTGATggggggagaggaggaagaaagggggaggccccacctgtcatctaagaaaataaaagttgacactgacgtgtgggtcccacctgtcacAATAAAAGTAGGGGCTGCAAGTATAGGTTATTGTTGGAGTTGAACACAAAATTAAACCCCTAGAAAGTTAGGGTTGGCCCCTACTCAAGAAAGTAGGGGGCTGAAATTGGGGctattgctggagatgctctaatgaAGCTTAATTAGGATTAATAGCCAGCAATAGTCCCTATTTTCTGACTAGGGGCTGTTCAAACATTTTAGAGCTCTACATTTAACCCCAATAAAATCTACTTCAAACTTCTATATTCATATGACATATAGAACCTCCATGCCTAGTGGTTaattttttcttcttattttcaaATTGTTGCAATGATTGAATTTTTTTCCCTTATCTCCACTTACGTTGCTCAGCCGTACTCTCGCTACTCTCCCTCCCCCtactcttctctctccctcccacaCCTCCCGTCCCCCGtgctcttctctctccctccctcccaggCTCTCCCCCTACTCTCCCCTCCACTCCTCGAGCTCGAGCCATCTGCCCATTTGACACGGGATCCAATAAAAAATAATCATGTGTACAAATCGGGAACTAACATGCAGCTAAACAGTTAAATGGGTGACCTTATAAAAGGATGGGTGTGCAAACAAATTAAGAAACGCTACATGGTTAAACCCGGAGGTAATACATGGGCAAACATGAAGATGACATGTGGACAAACATGAAAAATACATGCGGATGCACCTAGAAAGAATACGTGGAAGAACCAGGAGAGGACACGTGGTCGTGCGAGAAAACGACACATGCCAAACCTTGGACGCAACACGTGGACTAAGAGAAAATGGACATATGGCAAAACCAGGAAAGGGCACGTGGCTGTATGAGCAAACGACACGTGGCTAAACAACATGGACAAACAGAAAAAAGACATGTGGCAAAACATGGAAAGAACACATGGCTGAACCAGGAAACGACACATGTCACAACCTGAAGGCGACTGTTAGACATGGGGCAACCTGATTGCTCAAAGGTGTGGAATATTGTAGAATAAGGGTTAGCGCATAATGTGTATATGATAACATATTATCCTATTGTAACTACCCAAACAGGAGTAGAACAAGTCGAAtagaaggaaactacccgatagaCGTTGGGAAAGATTCCTTAGGTAGTATTCGACTAggttttccatgtaaccctatccccacATATTATATAAGGGAGGGCAGAGACCCCCCTCAAAACATATCAatatctaaggcaatacaaacaacacacatgacgtagggtattactcatctcgcggtccgaacctgtctaaagctttgtgttccttgtaacATCGGTTTCAGACCTCGGCGAAACCCCTCCTACAACCCTACCAGCTTGGGGTATCCCTAGGTgggcttggcggctaaacaccgacaaCGACACATGCACTAACAAGAAAAATAACACGTGGACAAATAGAAACACGATTTGTGGCCGAAACAGGAAATGACACGTGGTCAAATAGAATATTGACTAGTGGATAGACCGGAAAAAGACATGTGGACAAATTCTGTTTCGACACTGTTTCTGCAAGCTCTCCGCATATCCGTCCTATTTGCGACACGTGCTACCCGACACATCACCTAACAGCATTGACGGTGCGCCACGTCACCTACCAGCATGGATGGGGATACGTGGATTCAGACGTCCTATGACGTTTTTGCGACACGTCACAGAACCTAAAATGGTTCCGTGAAGAAAGTTTCTTCGTCGTTGAAAAAACAGTTCCGTGACATTATTAGACGTTTCGTCATGGGTGTACAAACTTGACACAACTTCTACAACGAATTGAAAATCGTCATAAATTCAGCACAAAACTTTTCTTACCACGAAATTGACGTTTACAATGACGAAATCCATTCGTCACTGAAGCTATAATTTCCATTAGTATTTTTTGTTATttgatattgctttaattaTATAAACTTTACTATAAACTAAACGAGCAGTCTTTATGGGATAAATTAATGGTTAAATGAACCGTCTTTGCTGGATAGAGGGAGTATATTCGTGGGCGGATGGAGTACGCCGTATAGGCTCAAAATTAATGTATACTAGTGTGGTACCGAAGGAAATAATTGTATTTGATTCTGCAGACACATCTGACAGGCATGCGAAGTTGCAACACAGAGCCCAATCAAATAAGGGCGTGTgtagttcgcgaaattttttaggTTCGGCTACTATagcatttttgtttttatttgataattagtgtccaattataaattaattaagctcaaaagattcatcttatcatttacagctaaactgtgcaattggtTATTTTTCTAAACTacgtttaatacttcatgcatatgtcaaaaaattcgatgtgatgggaaatcttgtaaatttttggaaactaaacatggcctaattCTTAATTTTGCGATAACTTGGTCTTTTCTGATGACTCAGAGTAAAGGTGATGAACAttgtacatgcatgcatgctttaTTACACAATAAATATAATCTAGTGTAGATACTAGATAGTAAGTGTTGACACAAATTCTGCTCCATATCACACGCGCTAGGACGCACAGATGTACTAAATCTACTCACGTGGCTCTTGTGTAGACCGGTGTGAGCAGTTCGAGGACCAGTACGACGACCGCTTCTGGCAGGCAGGCTGCATGCGAAAAAGCAAAAGTAGCTCGATGAGACTTTTCCGGCCTTCACACCACTTTTGCAAATCAGTTCGTTCGAAGTTTGGAAAGGAACTCCAGCATGTTACTATCCGAGCTGCCCCTTTCAGCCATGGCCTTCTTTGCTTTCTGGCTCCAGCTCTGAGCATTCGACCTAAACTGTTTGCTCTTCTCTCCTTCCATCACCTCTGTCACGCACCTCTCCAGCTTCAGCTTCCGAACAATTCCTTCCGCATCGGGTCGCACCCTCACACCGACTCGCCACACGTCCTCAATGTACTTGGCATTCATTGGCTGGTCTGCCCACTGTGGCATCGCCACCATCGGTACACCAGCACCTAGCCCCTCCATAGTTGAGTTCCATCCGCAGTGTGTCACGAAACACCCAATGGCTTGGTGCTCCAGCACATCCAACTGCGGGCTCCATGTCACTATAAGGCCTCTTTCCTTCACCCTCTCGGTGAAGCATATAGGCACCTTTGAAGTTTCGGAGGCCCTGACAACCCACAAGAAGGCCTTGCCACTGTTGTAGAGCCCCTCGGCCACCTCAGCCATCTGATCCGAGCATAGGATGACAAGGctgccaaaggagacatatacGACGGACTGCACATGCCTCTCGTCGAGCCAAGCCTTGCATTCAGCCGTCATCGGGGTGTGCAGGTGGAAGCCATAGCTTATGTCGTTGGCGAGGCGGTTATCGAGGTATGCCGACGGCACGGTTGGGCCAACCGTCATGGCACCCCACGTTACCGCCATGTACTCCGCTTCCTGTAAATTTTTCAACATGCCATGAGTCACCGTAACCAAGATTCCGAACTCCAAACAAAATACTCCATCTAGTTGGGTTGTTTTGGTTTTTTTGGGTATATAGATTAATTTTGCTATGGACATAGATACATGCTATATATGTCAATACATAGCAAAAATTACATACTACTATTTAAATCTCTAGTACAGAGAAGCTCAATTGTTCCGCTTGAGAACCCCTTTTAGTTCTAGTTTCCTAACCGGGACAACAAGTCCGGGATAAAAGaaagggaccttttgtccctgTCTTGCGTGTAGGCTCTTTACGACCCCATCTATGTAGCACACGTGACTCAAGAGGGAGTATATTTCTTTTAAACTAATACGTCAAGGGCTCTTTAGTCCCTATTGGtagctccaaccgggactagGACCTCTAGTCATGTTAGATTTGAACCTCCAAACCAAAATTAAATGGTCTACATAATGTAGACTACATTTAGTCTTGGTTGGTGTTATCAACCAGAACTAAAATGATGATTTTTAGTCCTGGATGGTAGTTCCCATCGGGATTAAAGCCCCCCCCCTGCCCTCTAGCAACTGGACCCAAGACGAATGCCTAGACTAGTCCCGGATCCAAATATGGCCGGAACAAATGTAAAGAACCAAATACCCTTTTTGCACTAGTGGTAAATTTATCAAATTAATCTGCGATTTGAAAAGGAGGAAGTAGCAATAAGCGGACTCGATTACCTCGGCCTGCAGCTCGTGGAAGGAGTTGATGAGAACGTGATCTGCCAACTCGAGCGCCTGGCACTGCTTCAGCATCAGGTCGCGGTAGACTATGTGGCTGTCCGGGTCGCTCAGGTCCTTCGGGAGATCTGCCAATCCGAGCGTCACCGGCACTCCAGGGAGCTCCGGCGGAGCATCCCTCACCGGCAGGGTCAGCTGCCTCGCCCATGCGTGCGCGTACGCCAAAGTCACCGCGCATGGATGGGTGAAGAATGCCGCGCAGGCtacgccgtgccgccgcgccacgcgcggcaccCACACCAGGAGCGTGTCGTACACCACGGCGCGCACGGGCCGGCCCCTCGCCGTCTCGGCACGGAGGAGCTCACCAAGGGACTCGGAACCGGCCGACTCAAGGCGCGCCAGGTAGCCACGCTCGTCGCCTACCTCGTCGTAGCCACGGCGGTCGCAGCCGTCGGAGAAGGCGACGACGTGGACCGCGCCGGGCTGCGGCTGCTTGCCTGAGCCGAGGACGTAGCGGGTCACGGCCAGAGTGCTTCGGACGCCGCTGCGGGCAGCGAGCCGCTTCCCGAACTGAAGCAGCGGGTTGATGTGGCCCTGGGTCGGGTACGAGACTAGGAGCACGTGAACACTCTGATCTGACTCCGAGCTTGTCATTGCTCACTGCGCTGGCTGTGCTGTTGCTCTCGGCGAGTGGTAAACCTGGTTGTATTTATAGCCTTATAAAGGATCCATCGTGGAATCATCTCAAGAGGGCATAGCCCCTAGGAAATACTATCCTTGACTTTGGTCAGGAAGGCGTGTGAGATATTTGTTTTAAGATACGGTGGGATAGACGTAGGGGTAATAGaatgttttaatttttttaggctAGAGAATCTAAGAGCTCGGCTATAAAAAAATCAgactctaattttatataattttgaactaaaaatattAAGAACTAAGTTGGACTGTGAAAATAATATTAGGATCATGACCTATTACCACTCCTAGATATATGTCTTGGGTCGCGGCCGGTGCGCTGACTGTTGGGTTGTCTCAAACGGCAGTAATCCACTAGAGGGTTTCCCCTTCCGGGCATTATCTCTTCCTTTAGGTATAAAAATGGGATATATATGACTTTGGGTCGCGCGGGGCCGGTGCGTGACGTTTAGGTTGTCTCAAACGCTAGGAATCCACTAGTGGGTTGGCCCCTTTCGGGTATTATATCTTCTGTTCATAATTAGGTGCTTATGTGTTGGCGTGATCTTCCGGCCACGCGTTGCTTTGTACTAAAAGTTTCTTATTCTTTTAATATAATGATGCGTAATTCTTCTgcatattcgagaaaaaaatatttattttaagaAAGTCTTGTGAGGTAATCCAGTAAACGTGCCTAGTTGTCAATGAGTACACATCACCTTTGAGTTTAGAAGTAGCACAGCCGGACCTCGCAAGGAGCGGGTTTTCTCGGCACCCGCATGCACAACGGAAATGGCTCCGGCTCAATAGAAGCCGCTCCGCCCGTAGTTCTGCCTCCAGGGCTGGTGTGGTGGGGGCGGGAGCTTGAGTGGAAGCTACACCAAACGCGATAAAAGGAATTAATAATAGCCAGTTTGGTTGGCTACTAAAAATATAGGCATGCTAAAATATAGGCAAGTCAATCTTTCACGTTTTTTGAATCGAATCATGAGTGCTAAAATTTTTAGGTTTGCCTGCATTTTGCCATGCCCACATTTTAGTTGCCAACCAAGCATTGCCTTATGTGTTATATTTATAAACTAACCCACAAAATATTACTACTACCAATAGAATATAAACAAATTAGAGAGAGCACTAATTAGCTGTAGCCTGAATTTGTCCAGCATTTTCTTGCACCTATGTCTATTAAAGTTATTAACCCGAACCGGATTATTACGGAACGATGGACCCAAAATATTCTTGGTTTTTACTTGACAACGAGCATATGAGACATGAGCTGACAAACCGGCCAGCGACTAGAGATCGGTGCAAGATTACTGTTCAGTTGTCTGTACGCATACAGAATTCGAATTGAGTGCGCGTGAAGCACAGAAAAGTTTGCAGTGATTGCTTCATTGCTTGCTCGCTCGAACATCGATATGGATTTGTCCTGGCGTGCAACAATCCCATATGGCGAATATACCCCTTCCCCCTAGGTCATGATTCAAGGACCCTGCTCGCACCTAGTTTTCTTTATCCTGTTTAGTTGGCTCTAGTAAGCGTCCGTATACTAAGGCAGCCTTTAGTGGGCtatagtatccgtcacatcgaattttcgaacacatgcatagaatattaaatatagttaaaaaaataattaattacacaatttaactGATAAGGACGAGACGAACCTGTCGGTGTtgaccgccaagcctgctcaggaatacccttagcagtaaggtttataggtagggatcgacggctctggaactcgatggtgcaacgaacacaaagatttagataggttcgggccgcgagttgcgtaatactctatgtcctgtgtggttgtttgtattgctttaggtgttgatgattgattggagggggtccctgaccGCCtatatatatccggggggatagagttacatggaaagtcctaaccgagtacagttggagtcctactataacaagatcgggtagttttctttgtaccgcagctagttctatgcctattcggatagttacaaaagaggtaaggtagatccatgaactatcccttactctagaacattctatgcctacaagcagtcccgctgccccgggtctgacaagcccccgagctcttcgtagccaagtcttgcaggcgtcgagtacttggctgggcatcttcgagtacttcaagtagtctgAACGTCCTTCTAGTTGCTTCTGGGTCTTCCTTCaggtacgtcgagtagtccaccaagtacttccggttgctccgaggctgtgaggtgctccaaccctgaaatcttgatcatatatgatgcgcgaagtactcgcgctccatatggagtagcccccgagccttaggttgaatcgtagaatcaggctgagggtcacttcagtctttttcccttattattttccaaaaaatttgaaaaataaatctctgatgcacatatcccgcagccgccgagtcttaaatcaaaatcccttattctgcgagtagcccccgagcaaagatttagaattaaggatttaagacatggcatcagattttattcttcagaatatttgcaggattcatcagatccggtatACGAAAAGACTTCTTTTTCGGGtataaaatcccagaaaaatgatacgattggatacgccacactgattgcactaTGAAATAACTTCAGCAATAATACCCGGGATGTTCGGCTCTTTACTGTATGCTTCACGTGGGATTTTATTatatggagaatctgcattattacgtccttgaatgcgtccgtgaatgctgccaCTGTAGCGtcacgggttgtcctccagtAATGTCCCTTGTGGTTATAAAATGTGGGAGAGAGCCCCTTGCCAGAAGCACCATCATTTAGAAGTCATGGCTTgcatttggtgttcttgctctcgccctcctgaaattTATATAGTCCTTTTCCAGCAAAAGATGTTAGAAGAGAAcatgcgagtgacaagagaagtccctgctacctcatcctgtcactcccatgctctcattggatccattttggacatcatgtccttgcatatttcAATGAGGCAGGTTCTCTATGGACTAGTTGTATCTTATTGtatcacatccttggggttgcctgtttctgggtgcccaagaactgacatctctggtgaggagacttaatcttgtcacaatgtattcagggagaaaaagaaatttCTCCGCAAGATGCTATAAGAGATCTTGCAAgacgattactgtaatctgccttcaaactcttggaatttttctcccagaataagagtatcattattcccttgatgggaataacaagtttgtactttgtcatgacctcgggccgatctagctgcagcaggcgtcgactagaagctccaagagatccaggCGGTGTGCATGTAGGTCCGAGTCATTGTAAAGCTAGTTAGGAAAGAAGTACttgagttgtaatatcgagtagttgtactgagTCGAGTACTTTCCTTTCtcctggaatgtaatcccagtaaaATTGAGTAGTTGACAAGGGATGTGagtattttctttttccagaatgtaatcttagaaaaaaggaatgtctcagaaaatcctATGTTTTGCATGATTGGCAACGGTCTGTTGGCCTTTCGagtttttaccatgttgccaccgccattataaaatgaaacggtaactaggttttaccccaccggccgccattcatTTTTACTGcttagatctgttcttgcccTCAAGCCCCCAGATCTAAAGTTCTTGCCCTTTCTTGCCTCCCATTCTTACTTAGAGTTTCCATCAGTGTATGCACGTGAAGCGCTCTGTTGATTTCCGGATGGCACCGAAGAAATCGAGCAAAGGAAATGGTGCGGCTGCGGAGCCAACCCGTGCGGAGGGATGGATGGCAAGTAAGTGCTCTAAATCCGACCTTGGATCCGTAGTTTCTGCTGGTCATCTGCCGGAGAAATCTGTCATCCAATGGCATTCTGCCTTGGGTGAGGATCGTCCGTATGAGAATACGGGCGAAATCGTTGCTTTTACTTCTTATTtggaacgaggattggggtttccttgtttatttttcttctctgggctcctgcgttattacaggatccagcttcatcacttgacccccaatttgtttgttcatatttctatcttcgtgcatttgtgcgaagcttttctgggtatcgagccccattttgaactctttcgATTCCTTTTCCACCTCAAACTGCAGCCAGATTCCTAcattttagatgtagtaggaggtgcgggtcttCAACTTAGACAGAGGAAGGATAGAGTTTATATCCCCTATAGTCTTAGTAATAAAATaatcgaatggaaacccaagtgATTCTTTGTCGAGAACCAATGGGAGAGCGTCCCAATGATTACTCCAGGCCCTCCAATTTAGTGGCCTGAGTGGAAcaagaaaccagtcgacgagagtcagCTTCCTGAACTACTCGCACGGATTGCCGATCTTAGGCAAAAGAATGTGACTGGAGAAGTAATCATGTTCGACTGGATGAAGAGAAGGATCTAGCCTCTGCAGGCTCAGGAAACGCTTGGTTTCgagtatcagggaacaactgactcatcaagatactcgaaggaagagatctcggatgaggAAGTGTTTAGTCGAGTACAGCAACTACTCAGGGATGTAAAGAAAATTCCCGTTGTTCCTGATACGTTTTCTGTTGCGAGTCCTCCGAAGCAGGTACTtcataagagtagtcgatatgtagtaatcgagtactttaccttagCGTGAATCTGATAGAATTTGCTTTCTATAGGAGGATGTAGAGTGTTTTAAAAGTAGTCCTCCACTGCCAGGCATTTATTCGACCTTTCCATGCGCTCTTATGCTGTTAACCAAGTTGCAGCATATTCATATGAAATTTTATGTAAACAGTACTATTGTCTaaccttggttgtgcagatgaggagGCAGGTGAGGACAGGAGTGACAGGGAGCACTACCCCACTCCAAGTACTGATACCCAAACCGGGCATCCGAGGGGTGCACGGTCGGCGGTGAGGAAGTGTCGCAGCTCCTCAC
This window contains:
- the LOC120687513 gene encoding UDP-glucosyltransferase UGT13248-like; this translates as MTSSESDQSVHVLLVSYPTQGHINPLLQFGKRLAARSGVRSTLAVTRYVLGSGKQPQPGAVHVVAFSDGCDRRGYDEVGDERGYLARLESAGSESLGELLRAETARGRPVRAVVYDTLLVWVPRVARRHGVACAAFFTHPCAVTLAYAHAWARQLTLPVRDAPPELPGVPVTLGLADLPKDLSDPDSHIVYRDLMLKQCQALELADHVLINSFHELQAEEAEYMAVTWGAMTVGPTVPSAYLDNRLANDISYGFHLHTPMTAECKAWLDERHVQSVVYVSFGSLVILCSDQMAEVAEGLYNSGKAFLWVVRASETSKVPICFTERVKERGLIVTWSPQLDVLEHQAIGCFVTHCGWNSTMEGLGAGVPMVAMPQWADQPMNAKYIEDVWRVGVRVRPDAEGIVRKLKLERCVTEVMEGEKSKQFRSNAQSWSQKAKKAMAERGSSDSNMLEFLSKLRTN